Proteins encoded by one window of Chryseobacterium aquaeductus:
- a CDS encoding T9SS type A sorting domain-containing protein has protein sequence MFNTNSLTAQTSQVVPNSTLSASFLGPFANVARTYQMLIDDSQLTTLSGKYLSSISFRLLPAASAPWPPVDATFSSYQIYLSDGADPANRQLNFAANIVGNQTQVKSGSLVIPAGSMTSGSDPNAFSYSIVFDTPYLYTSGNLIIEIRHTGSNTTSTSTQAVSSSSTSAGFGTLFSACWQGTGGVLNGSFTYVKINSLDNLSVKSVEIDGGFSVYPNPVKEDLFVKSARDVAEFHIFNMVGQKIYSQKNNSKTTKLNVSSLANGNYVLQMIDKDGNSKATRFIKE, from the coding sequence TTGTTTAATACAAATTCACTTACGGCGCAAACTTCCCAAGTAGTACCCAACAGCACTCTGTCAGCATCTTTTTTAGGTCCTTTTGCTAATGTTGCAAGAACATATCAGATGTTGATTGATGATTCTCAGCTCACGACGCTTTCCGGTAAATACCTCTCGTCTATATCGTTTAGGTTGCTGCCAGCTGCGTCGGCTCCATGGCCTCCCGTAGATGCTACTTTTAGCAGTTACCAGATCTATCTCAGTGATGGGGCAGATCCTGCAAACAGACAGTTAAATTTTGCTGCAAACATTGTGGGAAACCAAACACAGGTAAAATCTGGAAGCCTTGTAATTCCTGCGGGATCTATGACCTCGGGAAGTGATCCTAATGCATTCAGTTACTCCATCGTTTTTGATACACCATATTTATACACTAGCGGAAATCTGATTATAGAGATACGCCATACGGGAAGCAATACGACTTCAACCTCTACACAAGCTGTTTCAAGTTCTAGTACAAGTGCAGGATTTGGTACTCTGTTTTCAGCATGTTGGCAAGGAACAGGAGGTGTTTTAAACGGTAGTTTTACTTATGTAAAAATCAATTCTCTTGATAATCTAAGTGTGAAATCTGTAGAAATAGATGGCGGATTTTCTGTGTATCCCAATCCTGTAAAAGAAGATCTGTTTGTGAAGTCTGCAAGAGATGTTGCAGAATTTCATATCTTTAATATGGTGGGGCAAAAGATTTACTCTCAAAAAAATAATTCCAAAACTACAAAGCTGAATGTTTCAAGTCTTGCTAATGGCAATTATGTTTTACAGATGATTGATAAAGACGGGAACTCTAAAGCAACAAGATTTATCAAAGAATAA